Part of the Labilibaculum antarcticum genome, AACTTCAGCACCAGCACTTGCATCAGATTTGTTAGTTGGAGCATAACCACAAATAACCAATCCACCCCAAGCTTCACTTTCCTTTTTTACACAGGTCATTACAACCGGAGCAGTAGCAGTACCATTCACGTTTATTTTTGCCCCTTGAGCAACAGCAATGTAACGAACATCAGCATCGGCTGCAGTAGTGGCAGTAGCTTCAATTCTTGTTCCAGCTGGAATTGTTAAAGTACCACCTGTTTGAACAAGAAAAGCACCTGATAATTTGTAGGTTTTGGTGGCATCCATTGTATAGGTTTCGCCATCTTTAATTTCACCTTTAAAATCTTCAGAATCGAACATTCCTGTTGGTTCTGGATTTGGAGTTGGTGTTACATCATCGTCATTAGAACAACTTGAGAAGGTAATCGCTGAGATTGCCAACATCGCTAACAATAATTTTTTCATTTTGTTTTTAATTTAATTATAAAATGGAATTTGTTTCTATTTAAAACGTGTAGGATAAGCCTACACTTAGTTTGATGCCTTTTTTGTATGATTTTACAACCCAGTCCTGGGTTTCATTCTCCTGAATTCTTTCTATGTTGTTGTCAAGAAGATTTTTAGCAGATAAACTCAATCCCCATTTGTTGAATTTGGATTTGATAACAAAGTCTAAATTATGGATCTCCTTGTCGACCTGATTTCCTAAACTCGAATAACCTATCAGATTTAAACGGTCGGATACATATCCGTAAACCAAGCTTGATGTAATTGTGTTTTGACCTTCTTTCCAGCTGTATTTATAGCTTAAATTTGCATTGGCGATAAAGGGAGCAGCTCCTTGTAATTCTTCTTCTTTTTTGTTGAAATTGGCATTGAAATTTCCCTCTGTCTGCTCAACAATTTTATCTGTATTTAATTCTTGCTTAGTTTTCATGAGGGTAACATTAGCTGTAGCGTATAGCTTTTTGTTTGAATTCTCAGATCTCAGATTGAAAATATCTTTTTTAGCCTCGAATTCTATTCCATACAGATAAGCCCAATCGCCCGTATTGGCATAAGTAAATTCGTTACCTGCTGAAGCTCTTACAAATTTATTGATTGGGTCAACGATGTATTTTCCGAAGGCAGCAACTGAAAATAATTCACTTGGTTTTGGAAAAAATTCCCATTTTAATTCTCCGTTGTAATTGGTTGATGGAGTTAAATATGGATTTCCTACTGTAACATCTGTAATTCCTTCGAAAAGGAAATAAGCTGTTTCCTTAAATTGTGGAAGGGTATAGGTAATTCCACTAGCAAATCTCAAATTAGCTCTCTTGGTAAGAGAGTATTTTAATGAAATATTTGGAAGAACGTTTAGTTCTGTAAAATCTTGTTTGTCTTTCCCTAAAGAAGTATTCCATTTAATTTTTTGAAATACATTCTCAACACGAACACCAAGAAGAGCAAGAAATTTTGGACTAAAATTATACTCCAAACTGGCAAAACCAGCATTAATAATTTGTTCTCCATCGTAGGTTGAAAGCGTTACGAAATTGTTGGATAGAACACGCAGATCAAAAAGATTATTCTGCTGATTTTCATTATTAAAATAAGAATCAATATCGCTGATATCTGTTAATCGGTTATCAATTATTTTATGATTAAACTGAGTGGATTCAAATGCTCTTGTTTTGTATTTGCCGTTGTAGCCAACGGTTAACTTTCCTTTGTATTCTTCGTCTTCAAAACCTTCGCCAAATTTCAAAGTAAAGTCAAAATTTGCAGCGATTTCATCTTCTGTTAGTTTGTGGAAATAGCGATTGTTGTTCCCGTCATCGTTAGTTGCAAAGAATTTCTCCGTATCAGTTCCGTTCTCGAGGGTATTGTGTCTTCGGTCGGGCACAATATTTTTAACATTATTATAAGCAATTCCCCAATTTAAATCCTTTTTTGAGTTGATTTTGTGCACTCCTAACAATTGATTTACAAGAACCGTATTTCTTTCGTATCCTGCTCTTCTTACGTAGGCGCCTTCATCGGCCAAATCAATAATATTTCCCCGTAAATTTTTTAATGATTGTTCGGAGGTATTTAATAGAAAAGAATTGAAGAAGATATTGTTTGATTTCCACTTGTAATTTAAGTTGACCATTGCGGTCGATTGTGTTTCGTATTTGAATTGTTCTCCATTCAAATTGACACGCACATAATCACTGCCATTTACTTTTCGCTGCAATAATTCACTGTAACTGTATTCGTTCTTGAAAGAAAGAGTTGCGAAAGCATTCAATTTTGAATTTTCGAATTCGAAAGTTTTACCTCCCGATAAGGATAATTCCAGATCTGGGTAAAGCGTTTTTTCTTCTGGATTCCACTTGCTTTCGAAATTGTAAGTGCTTAAATCATCAGAATAACTAAAATCATCGAAACCAAGCATTCCAGGACCATCGCCTAAATAGAACTTGTCGGCATCAGAAATACTAGTGTTGAATCCCGATTTAATTCCTGCTTTTAGAAATGAATCACCGCTATGAACTTTCGAAACAATATTAATATTCG contains:
- a CDS encoding TonB-dependent receptor, giving the protein MIKQVFLVLVLSILSIGAFAQKGSATGNVKDGKTGETLIGASVYVDGTTIGTVTDFDGNYTLSNIPTGIVTLTCSFISYETLPKENITINEGNSVSIDFVLGSSTVELNDVKVFAKAKRESEVILLLDQKKSAVIKQSIGAQELANQGVSDAATAATKITGVTKQEGSKGLNVRGLGDRYNTTTLNGLPLPSNNAEFKNIDLELFSTDIIEFVDVQKVSLAKLSGDFAGANINIVSKVHSGDSFLKAGIKSGFNTSISDADKFYLGDGPGMLGFDDFSYSDDLSTYNFESKWNPEEKTLYPDLELSLSGGKTFEFENSKLNAFATLSFKNEYSYSELLQRKVNGSDYVRVNLNGEQFKYETQSTAMVNLNYKWKSNNIFFNSFLLNTSEQSLKNLRGNIIDLADEGAYVRRAGYERNTVLVNQLLGVHKINSKKDLNWGIAYNNVKNIVPDRRHNTLENGTDTEKFFATNDDGNNNRYFHKLTEDEIAANFDFTLKFGEGFEDEEYKGKLTVGYNGKYKTRAFESTQFNHKIIDNRLTDISDIDSYFNNENQQNNLFDLRVLSNNFVTLSTYDGEQIINAGFASLEYNFSPKFLALLGVRVENVFQKIKWNTSLGKDKQDFTELNVLPNISLKYSLTKRANLRFASGITYTLPQFKETAYFLFEGITDVTVGNPYLTPSTNYNGELKWEFFPKPSELFSVAAFGKYIVDPINKFVRASAGNEFTYANTGDWAYLYGIEFEAKKDIFNLRSENSNKKLYATANVTLMKTKQELNTDKIVEQTEGNFNANFNKKEEELQGAAPFIANANLSYKYSWKEGQNTITSSLVYGYVSDRLNLIGYSSLGNQVDKEIHNLDFVIKSKFNKWGLSLSAKNLLDNNIERIQENETQDWVVKSYKKGIKLSVGLSYTF